One genomic region from Rhodothermia bacterium encodes:
- a CDS encoding glutamine--tRNA ligase/YqeY domain fusion protein — MSENTTSITKKNTSKDFLREIVSEDLTKKKYPTVITRFPPEPNGYLHIGHAKSIVLNFGVAADYNGRCHLRMDDTNPETEETEYVEKIIEMIRWLGYDWGEHLYFASDYFDQMYEFALVLIQKGVAYVDSQTDEQIRKRRGSLVEAGVESPYRNRTIEENMDLFVRMKKGEFPDGKHVLRAKGDMSSPNMKMRDPILYRIKHASHYRTGDKWCIYPLYDYAHPLSDAIENISHSFCTLEFDNNRAIYDWLMENLWEAPRPYQYEFARMNLDYTVVSKRKLLQLVREKHVNGWDDPRMPTLAALRRRGFTPNSIRTFAEKIGVAKTENRIDIALLEWAIRNDLNFSAPRRMAVLDPLKVVITNWEEERTEVLPMANFPHDVIEKGGGDQTNRSVMFGKTLFIEREDFTENPPKGWKRLVLDGEIRLKGAYIIRCDEVIRDATGQIVALNATYDPTTKSGQDTSGKKATAIHWLSAQHAVPAKFRLYDRLFSVPDPEEGVEDFKQNLNPNSLIEVQGFIEPAILEDPAETRWQLERQGYFWPDPVDHSRKTIVLNRIVTLRDSWEKQLIPEKVAAKAKTNKVSAESRSEASDAAKAMAASSGIDLRQAEIITNRTELTELFAKTIGLGADAASVAAWVSNEANKALNDGLALSISAKQLKELIQLVAEGKIGAATARQVFAEVQTTGKDPNLVVESNGLQQISDPDAILGFVEETLKAFPNQLVQYRGGKTQLLGFFTGKVIQASGGKANAEMVREILTKALAK; from the coding sequence ATGTCTGAGAATACGACTTCTATAACTAAAAAAAACACCTCTAAAGATTTCTTGCGTGAAATCGTAAGCGAGGACCTCACAAAGAAGAAATATCCAACCGTCATCACCCGTTTTCCGCCAGAACCAAATGGGTATTTGCATATTGGTCATGCCAAAAGTATTGTGCTGAATTTTGGCGTTGCAGCAGACTATAACGGTCGGTGTCACCTAAGAATGGACGATACCAACCCTGAAACGGAAGAAACGGAATACGTGGAAAAAATCATCGAAATGATAAGATGGTTGGGTTATGACTGGGGAGAACACCTCTATTTTGCCTCAGACTATTTTGACCAAATGTATGAATTTGCCTTGGTTCTCATCCAAAAAGGAGTCGCGTATGTGGATTCGCAGACCGACGAACAAATCCGTAAACGTCGTGGCTCATTGGTTGAAGCCGGCGTAGAAAGTCCATATCGCAACCGTACCATCGAAGAAAACATGGACTTATTTGTCCGAATGAAAAAGGGTGAATTTCCGGACGGTAAACATGTTTTGCGAGCTAAGGGCGATATGTCCAGCCCGAATATGAAAATGCGTGACCCTATTTTATACCGTATCAAACACGCGAGCCATTACCGAACAGGCGATAAGTGGTGTATTTATCCACTGTATGATTATGCACATCCTTTATCCGATGCCATAGAGAATATTTCTCACTCTTTTTGCACCTTAGAATTTGACAACAATCGCGCCATTTATGATTGGTTGATGGAAAATCTTTGGGAAGCCCCGCGCCCCTACCAATATGAATTTGCGCGAATGAATTTGGACTATACCGTAGTTTCCAAACGTAAACTCTTACAATTAGTACGCGAAAAACACGTCAATGGCTGGGACGACCCGCGAATGCCAACGCTTGCAGCCCTCAGACGACGCGGTTTCACACCCAACTCCATTCGGACGTTTGCGGAAAAAATTGGGGTTGCCAAAACTGAAAACCGGATTGATATCGCTCTTTTGGAGTGGGCCATCCGGAATGACCTGAACTTTTCTGCACCTCGAAGAATGGCCGTCTTAGATCCCTTAAAGGTGGTGATTACCAATTGGGAAGAGGAAAGAACCGAAGTCTTACCAATGGCTAACTTCCCACACGACGTCATTGAAAAAGGGGGTGGAGACCAAACAAATCGCTCTGTAATGTTCGGTAAAACCCTTTTTATAGAGCGAGAGGACTTTACGGAAAATCCACCCAAAGGCTGGAAAAGACTTGTTCTTGACGGTGAAATACGGCTCAAGGGCGCTTACATCATCCGATGCGACGAGGTAATCCGTGATGCTACAGGGCAAATTGTGGCCTTGAATGCCACCTATGACCCAACGACCAAATCTGGGCAAGATACTAGTGGTAAGAAAGCCACCGCCATCCATTGGTTATCGGCGCAACATGCGGTTCCTGCAAAATTCCGTCTTTATGATCGGCTATTTTCTGTACCTGATCCTGAAGAAGGCGTAGAGGATTTCAAACAAAATCTAAATCCAAACTCACTCATAGAGGTGCAAGGATTTATTGAGCCAGCCATTTTGGAGGATCCAGCAGAAACGAGATGGCAATTGGAGCGACAAGGATATTTTTGGCCCGATCCGGTTGACCATTCGAGGAAAACGATTGTTCTTAACCGCATCGTAACGCTTCGCGACAGTTGGGAAAAGCAATTGATCCCGGAAAAAGTGGCGGCCAAAGCCAAAACGAACAAGGTATCAGCAGAAAGCCGTTCAGAAGCCAGTGATGCGGCAAAGGCTATGGCTGCCTCAAGTGGAATTGATTTGCGTCAAGCCGAAATCATCACCAATCGGACTGAACTAACCGAACTTTTTGCCAAAACGATTGGCTTAGGTGCTGATGCTGCATCGGTTGCGGCGTGGGTCTCGAATGAGGCCAACAAAGCACTAAACGATGGCTTGGCCCTTTCGATCTCAGCGAAGCAATTAAAGGAACTCATTCAGTTGGTCGCGGAAGGCAAGATTGGTGCGGCCACGGCTCGGCAAGTCTTCGCTGAAGTTCAAACCACAGGAAAAGACCCTAACCTGGTGGTTGAGTCGAATGGACTACAACAAATTAGCGATCCGGATGCTATTTTGGGGTTTGTGGAAGAAACGTTGAAAGCCTTTCCGAACCAATTGGTACAATATAGAGGTGGAAAAACCCAGCTATTGGGCTTTTTTACAGGTAAAGTGATACAGGCATCCGGCGGGAAAGCCAATGCTGAAATGGTGCGTGAGATATTGACGAAGGCTTTGGCCAAATAG
- a CDS encoding 50S ribosomal protein L9: MKLILKQDIDKLGFAGDIVTVKDGYGRNYLIPHGFAVIASPGNIRHAEEMKKQASLKLSKVKQDALALAARLSEIELEIPAKVGEEGRLFGTVTTTTIAEALKHRGVDLDRRRLTVNEDIRNVGVYTVTVRLHSEVEGSFKVKVVPEA, translated from the coding sequence ATGAAACTGATTTTAAAACAAGATATTGATAAATTAGGCTTCGCCGGAGACATTGTAACGGTAAAGGATGGTTATGGCCGTAATTACCTGATCCCACATGGCTTTGCCGTAATTGCTTCACCGGGGAACATTCGCCACGCTGAAGAAATGAAAAAGCAAGCTTCACTCAAATTGTCTAAAGTGAAGCAAGATGCCTTAGCCCTTGCCGCACGGTTGTCCGAAATCGAACTGGAAATCCCCGCAAAAGTGGGTGAAGAAGGACGTCTCTTCGGAACCGTTACCACGACAACCATCGCCGAGGCACTCAAGCACCGGGGTGTTGATCTGGATCGTCGGAGATTGACGGTAAACGAAGACATTCGTAATGTGGGGGTTTATACGGTTACAGTACGCCTACACAGCGAAGTAGAAGGCAGCTTTAAGGTCAAGGTGGTTCCAGAAGCCTGA
- a CDS encoding 30S ribosomal protein S18 has product MARRTEKNNTRTNTGLAPLNSNTPVTQPRQKRKNRLGEIEFVDYKNVELLQRFINDQGKLLPRRITGVTAKQQRAVVEAVKRARQMALLPYVADNLS; this is encoded by the coding sequence ATGGCACGCCGTACAGAAAAAAACAATACGCGCACAAATACTGGCCTCGCTCCTTTAAACAGCAATACACCAGTTACGCAGCCCCGTCAGAAGCGGAAAAACCGCCTCGGGGAAATTGAATTTGTGGACTACAAAAACGTAGAACTGCTCCAACGGTTCATCAATGATCAGGGCAAATTGCTCCCACGTCGTATTACTGGCGTTACCGCAAAACAACAACGTGCAGTTGTGGAAGCCGTAAAACGCGCCCGTCAGATGGCACTTTTACCATACGTTGCCGATAACCTGAGCTAA
- the rpsF gene encoding 30S ribosomal protein S6: MAQNMYDMLYILNPVLTEEQQKSEIERINAFITENGGSILKVDTWGLQKLAYSIQKKRNGYYVNVYFNAPGDVIVRLKRLMEISDNHLRYLVLKFDAKMMRNYEKTSSTPTEEAQV; this comes from the coding sequence ATGGCTCAAAACATGTACGACATGCTGTACATCCTCAATCCTGTATTGACGGAGGAGCAGCAAAAAAGCGAAATTGAGCGCATCAATGCGTTCATCACCGAGAACGGCGGTTCCATCCTAAAGGTGGACACTTGGGGGCTTCAAAAATTAGCTTACAGCATCCAAAAAAAACGCAATGGTTATTATGTGAACGTCTATTTTAATGCTCCGGGCGACGTCATTGTCCGTCTAAAGCGTTTGATGGAAATCTCGGACAATCACTTACGCTACCTTGTGTTGAAGTTTGACGCAAAAATGATGCGTAACTACGAAAAAACCTCATCCACCCCAACAGAAGAGGCCCAAGTTTAA
- a CDS encoding dienelactone hydrolase family protein, with protein sequence MKSDFLKVISLLLIFLELWAGCTPSKTEKDYTDRMNTEHQHENPTPTPATAHDANHDAGSMVPFGGEDGKAFNGYYVKRRDTKPNAPGIIMIHEWWGLNDNIKAMAEKYAALGYKVLAVDMYHGTIATTSAEAMPLMRNATNDLAGSRRILMAAYAFLKKENASKIASVGWCMGGFFSLQTAIALPKSLNATVIYYGDVSKPSREELASLQMPILGFFGGMDKGIPISTVQQFETTLRELQKNTKIKVYEHADHAFANPSGQRYNAAAAEDAWTLTQAFLKQHLK encoded by the coding sequence ATGAAAAGCGACTTTTTAAAAGTGATTTCCCTCCTACTTATCTTTTTGGAATTGTGGGCGGGTTGTACACCTTCAAAAACCGAGAAGGATTACACGGATCGGATGAACACCGAACACCAGCACGAGAACCCAACACCAACTCCCGCAACGGCGCATGATGCAAATCACGATGCGGGAAGTATGGTTCCCTTTGGGGGAGAGGATGGTAAGGCGTTTAATGGCTACTATGTGAAGCGCAGAGACACCAAACCCAATGCACCCGGCATCATCATGATTCATGAATGGTGGGGCTTAAATGACAATATAAAAGCGATGGCTGAAAAATATGCGGCACTAGGGTATAAAGTTCTGGCGGTGGACATGTATCATGGAACTATTGCAACCACTTCTGCCGAGGCCATGCCCCTTATGCGCAATGCAACAAATGACTTGGCAGGTAGTCGGCGTATTCTAATGGCGGCCTATGCCTTTCTCAAAAAGGAAAATGCTTCCAAAATAGCCTCCGTTGGTTGGTGTATGGGGGGCTTTTTTTCCCTGCAAACCGCCATTGCACTCCCGAAATCGCTCAATGCCACGGTAATTTATTACGGCGATGTCTCCAAGCCCTCGCGCGAAGAATTGGCGTCCCTGCAAATGCCCATTCTCGGATTTTTCGGGGGTATGGACAAAGGGATACCCATTTCTACTGTTCAACAATTTGAAACCACCTTGCGCGAATTGCAAAAAAACACCAAGATCAAGGTCTATGAACACGCCGACCATGCGTTCGCAAACCCTTCCGGCCAAAGGTATAATGCGGCGGCGGCAGAAGACGCTTGGACGCTCACCCAAGCATTTTTGAAACAACATTTGAAGTAA
- a CDS encoding TonB-dependent receptor plug domain-containing protein — protein sequence MFSLSKNLLLGIFSLCCLSLVGCKSTGEVAEESNRDRSRDTMNITTVSGSEVYDRPVTNVAEMLRGRVPGVQVIPTAGGYQIRIRGVNSIQGDNEPLFVLDGVPLIKEANGAFMLMVNPYDVEDIRVLKGPDAMALYGFRGNNGVIEVKTRRQ from the coding sequence ATGTTTAGCCTATCAAAAAACTTGTTGCTTGGCATTTTTTCTTTGTGCTGCCTTTCGCTTGTTGGATGTAAAAGTACGGGTGAAGTGGCGGAAGAGTCGAACCGTGATCGCAGTCGAGATACAATGAATATTACAACCGTTTCGGGGAGTGAGGTGTATGACCGTCCTGTAACAAATGTGGCGGAAATGCTACGCGGTCGTGTTCCCGGCGTACAGGTTATTCCGACGGCTGGTGGGTACCAAATTCGGATTCGTGGCGTCAATTCCATCCAAGGCGATAACGAGCCACTCTTTGTTTTAGACGGGGTACCGCTGATCAAAGAAGCGAATGGCGCCTTTATGCTGATGGTAAATCCGTATGATGTGGAGGACATTCGGGTGTTAAAGGGGCCGGATGCCATGGCGCTTTATGGCTTTCGGGGCAATAATGGCGTGATTGAAGTCAAAACCCGCCGCCAATAA
- a CDS encoding DUF2200 domain-containing protein produces the protein MGNERIFNIPFASVYPHYVQKAEKKGRTQQEVNQIIFWLTGFDDNSLQNHLEQKTSFENFFAEAPHFNPNSEKIKGVICGYRVEEIEHPLMQKIRYLDKLIDELARGKSMEKILRK, from the coding sequence ATGGGTAACGAAAGAATTTTTAACATACCTTTTGCCAGTGTTTATCCGCATTATGTTCAAAAAGCAGAAAAAAAAGGGCGGACACAGCAAGAGGTGAATCAAATCATTTTTTGGTTGACCGGTTTTGATGACAATTCATTACAAAATCATCTCGAACAGAAGACCAGTTTTGAGAACTTCTTCGCAGAAGCACCCCATTTCAATCCCAATTCAGAAAAAATAAAAGGTGTCATTTGTGGTTATCGTGTTGAAGAAATCGAACATCCTTTGATGCAAAAAATTCGTTATCTTGATAAATTAATTGATGAGTTAGCAAGGGGGAAATCAATGGAAAAAATTTTACGAAAATAA
- the nadD gene encoding nicotinate (nicotinamide) nucleotide adenylyltransferase, with protein sequence MDNSKKRIGLFGGSFNPPHLGHLLMAEWIGVAVGLEEVWWLPAATPPHKVLAGGISGEMRLKLVEAAILGNSRFHACDFEVRKGDISYTIETLRAFASLHPNIQFSLIIGGDSLQQFHTWRAYTEILERVDLLVYSRVGTNISAVSPDVLARATLIPAPLIELSSTVIRERIRNGESVLYQVPTAVWDLITSENLYRL encoded by the coding sequence ATGGACAACAGTAAAAAAAGAATTGGTTTGTTTGGTGGTTCTTTTAATCCACCGCATTTGGGGCATTTGTTGATGGCCGAGTGGATAGGGGTAGCGGTGGGGTTGGAGGAGGTTTGGTGGTTGCCAGCCGCTACACCGCCACACAAAGTATTGGCAGGCGGCATCTCTGGTGAAATGAGGCTTAAACTGGTGGAGGCGGCCATTTTAGGTAACTCACGCTTCCATGCCTGCGATTTTGAAGTCAGAAAAGGCGATATTTCTTATACCATAGAGACGTTGCGGGCATTTGCGTCCCTACACCCAAACATTCAGTTTTCGTTAATCATAGGAGGGGATAGCCTTCAGCAATTCCATACTTGGCGAGCCTATACCGAGATTTTGGAACGGGTGGACTTACTCGTTTATAGCCGTGTTGGAACGAATATTTCTGCGGTAAGCCCAGATGTCTTAGCACGCGCAACCCTCATTCCTGCACCGCTTATTGAGCTTTCAAGTACGGTCATTCGGGAGCGCATCCGTAATGGAGAATCGGTATTGTACCAAGTTCCCACCGCTGTTTGGGATTTGATAACTTCAGAAAATCTCTATCGGCTGTAA
- a CDS encoding amino acid permease: MQLRDLFRTKSVESILADPTLHEGGSMKRDLGVRDLTALGIAAVIGAGIFATIGEVSFKGGPGVVFLFIFVAIACGFSAMCYASFASMIPISGSAYTYAYASFGELLAWIIGWDLIIEYAIGNIAVAIGWSGYFTEMLRGFGLSIPVWLSTDFLSAYTAFHSASPDVTSEAYRAWMEAPHFLGLRFVGDIPAFGIVLFISLLTFIGISESRKASNLMVLLKLAVIVVVIGIGFFYVKPENWTPFMPNGWGGVLAGVGGVFFAYIGFDAISTTAEECKNPQRDLPLGMIYTLIICTILYILLALVTTGMVNYTELSGVADPLAYIFNKAGMDWIAWVVSLSAVVAMASVLLVFQLGQPRIWMSMSRDGLLPKKFAEIHPKYQTPWFSTIITGLLVSIPALFLNITVVTDLTSIGTLFAFVLVCGGVLILDIKKPELERRFKIPFVDSKYFLLPVTLLLLGYGFMGHPEVLHQLMPQDFGHLETLIPRYIFLFTTLYLIVQSFRYKLSLIPVLGLLTCLYLMSEIPVESWWRFLIWLSVGLVIYFVYGRKNSFLNKAK; encoded by the coding sequence ATGCAACTTAGAGACTTGTTTCGCACCAAGTCGGTAGAGTCCATTTTAGCAGATCCTACGCTACACGAAGGTGGCTCCATGAAAAGAGACCTGGGGGTAAGAGACTTAACCGCGCTTGGTATAGCTGCCGTAATTGGAGCAGGAATTTTTGCGACGATCGGAGAGGTCAGTTTTAAAGGCGGTCCCGGAGTCGTTTTTCTTTTTATATTTGTCGCTATTGCATGTGGTTTTTCTGCCATGTGTTATGCTTCTTTCGCCTCTATGATTCCCATTTCTGGTAGTGCATATACCTATGCTTATGCATCGTTTGGAGAGCTTTTGGCGTGGATAATCGGATGGGATTTGATTATTGAATATGCCATCGGAAACATTGCGGTTGCCATAGGATGGTCTGGCTATTTCACGGAAATGCTTAGAGGGTTTGGATTATCCATTCCGGTTTGGCTCTCTACGGATTTCCTGTCCGCCTACACAGCCTTCCATTCCGCCTCTCCAGATGTTACTTCAGAGGCTTACCGCGCTTGGATGGAAGCACCTCATTTTTTAGGACTTAGATTCGTAGGAGATATCCCAGCTTTCGGTATTGTACTGTTCATCTCTTTGCTTACGTTTATAGGGATCAGTGAGTCTCGCAAAGCCAGTAACTTAATGGTTTTATTAAAGTTAGCCGTTATCGTTGTAGTGATTGGGATTGGTTTCTTCTACGTGAAGCCAGAAAACTGGACACCTTTCATGCCCAATGGCTGGGGCGGTGTATTGGCGGGTGTTGGCGGTGTATTTTTTGCTTACATCGGTTTTGATGCCATCTCGACTACCGCAGAGGAATGTAAAAATCCACAACGCGATCTTCCTTTAGGCATGATCTACACATTAATTATTTGTACAATTTTATACATCCTGCTTGCACTCGTCACAACCGGTATGGTTAATTATACGGAACTAAGTGGCGTCGCCGATCCGTTGGCATACATTTTCAACAAAGCCGGTATGGATTGGATTGCTTGGGTTGTTAGTCTAAGTGCGGTTGTAGCAATGGCCAGTGTATTACTTGTTTTCCAATTGGGCCAACCCCGCATTTGGATGAGTATGAGCCGAGACGGTCTTCTGCCTAAGAAGTTCGCAGAAATCCATCCAAAATATCAAACACCTTGGTTTTCTACCATTATTACAGGTCTTTTGGTATCAATCCCAGCACTTTTTCTTAACATCACCGTCGTAACTGATCTTACAAGTATCGGAACCCTATTCGCGTTTGTTCTTGTTTGCGGTGGGGTTCTGATCTTAGACATAAAAAAACCAGAATTAGAACGCCGTTTCAAGATTCCATTCGTTGATAGCAAATATTTCTTGCTTCCTGTGACCTTGCTCCTTTTGGGGTACGGATTTATGGGGCATCCAGAAGTTCTGCATCAACTCATGCCACAGGATTTTGGGCATTTAGAGACCTTAATTCCGCGATACATTTTCCTTTTTACTACTCTTTATTTGATTGTTCAATCCTTCCGGTATAAACTTTCTTTGATTCCAGTGTTGGGCTTATTGACCTGTTTGTACCTTATGAGCGAAATTCCGGTAGAAAGTTGGTGGCGTTTCCTTATTTGGCTATCCGTTGGACTGGTCATTTATTTTGTATATGGAAGAAAAAACAGCTTCTTAAACAAGGCAAAATAA
- a CDS encoding hemolysin III family protein, with protein MKNNSATLDPLKEELANSITHGIGVVLSIIGIALLIPNAVLKGSWVAVLSCALFGGSMLLLYLFSTLYHSIQHEQIKPVLKLLDHMGIYLLIAGTYSPFLLMQIQGTTGWIAFGLIWVIAILGILYKWFFRHRFEKLSLALYLGMGWLVVLIGKPFIETVPTSSIVFIVLGGLCYTVGTWFYAQKNRQFFHAIWHGFVLAGTITHFIAVMMLF; from the coding sequence ATGAAAAATAATTCAGCCACCTTAGATCCTTTAAAAGAAGAATTGGCCAATAGTATTACACATGGTATTGGTGTTGTGCTTAGTATTATCGGTATCGCACTGCTGATTCCAAATGCCGTACTCAAGGGTTCTTGGGTTGCCGTCCTAAGTTGCGCTTTGTTTGGAGGGTCTATGTTGCTACTCTATCTTTTTTCCACCCTATACCACAGCATACAGCACGAGCAAATTAAACCCGTTCTTAAACTTTTAGACCACATGGGGATTTATTTGCTCATCGCCGGAACCTACTCCCCTTTTTTATTGATGCAAATACAAGGAACCACTGGATGGATCGCGTTTGGTCTCATTTGGGTAATTGCCATCTTGGGTATTTTGTACAAATGGTTTTTCCGCCACCGATTTGAGAAACTTTCGCTCGCCCTGTATTTAGGTATGGGTTGGCTGGTGGTTCTTATCGGTAAACCTTTTATAGAGACCGTGCCCACTTCTAGTATTGTTTTTATTGTGCTAGGCGGCCTATGCTATACCGTCGGTACGTGGTTCTATGCCCAAAAAAATCGCCAATTTTTTCACGCTATTTGGCACGGGTTTGTCCTTGCCGGAACGATCACCCACTTCATCGCGGTTATGATGCTGTTTTAA
- a CDS encoding ROK family protein, whose translation MQENRLGIDIGGTKLLLIDRDHPMGKRLPTGPLFGIKDLQEILQKHLSTSAKKITGIGIAFPGLVQNGNEVVLCGDVPYLNGLKITDLKGLDVPIHFLNDTKAATKHAHLRYGGQTLVTVMVGTGLGMGIYVDGKPMDGAFGWAGELGSVVLPTENGPKSLDELSGGKGILESLALPINQIYERARLEDLTITKALESAGTFLGLGLAMVVNILNPDVLVLGGGTLNFPGYREAAVATMKAHTLGPLMAQCTLIFPTNAPLLVAEGARMPID comes from the coding sequence ATGCAAGAAAACAGACTTGGAATAGATATTGGCGGAACGAAATTGCTCCTCATAGACCGAGACCATCCAATGGGCAAACGCCTGCCAACTGGTCCTTTATTTGGCATTAAAGACCTTCAAGAAATTCTACAAAAACACCTTTCAACGTCTGCAAAAAAAATCACAGGCATCGGTATCGCTTTTCCGGGATTGGTTCAAAATGGCAACGAGGTGGTACTTTGTGGCGATGTACCCTATCTAAATGGCCTCAAAATAACCGACTTGAAAGGCTTAGACGTACCAATACACTTTTTGAATGACACCAAAGCCGCTACAAAACATGCCCATTTGCGCTATGGCGGCCAAACTTTGGTCACGGTAATGGTTGGAACGGGCCTTGGTATGGGTATTTATGTGGATGGGAAACCTATGGATGGCGCATTTGGTTGGGCTGGCGAATTGGGAAGCGTGGTCTTACCAACCGAGAATGGCCCAAAATCCTTAGATGAATTGTCTGGAGGAAAGGGGATTTTGGAAAGCCTCGCCCTTCCAATAAACCAAATCTACGAACGAGCACGTTTAGAAGACCTGACGATCACGAAAGCACTCGAATCCGCAGGTACTTTTTTAGGACTGGGTCTCGCCATGGTTGTCAATATACTCAATCCAGATGTTTTGGTGCTTGGAGGTGGAACCCTGAACTTCCCCGGTTATCGTGAAGCGGCAGTAGCCACCATGAAGGCACATACACTTGGACCGCTGATGGCACAATGCACACTCATTTTTCCGACCAATGCGCCACTTTTGGTTGCAGAAGGTGCAAGAATGCCTATTGATTAA
- a CDS encoding peroxiredoxin, with protein MSLRLGDLAPDFTAETTAGTIHFHEYLADNWGVLFSHPADFTPVCTTELGRTALLSDEFAKRNVKVLAVSVDDLDSHRRWVPDINEVNNATVNFPIIADPSRKVATLYDMIHPNASEKATVRSVFVIGPDKKIKLTLTYPASTGRNFAEILRVIDSLQLTAYHQVATPADWQYGEEVIIIPAISNQEAMQKFPKGFTPIKPYLRVTPQPDLA; from the coding sequence ATGTCTCTTCGATTAGGCGACCTTGCACCCGATTTTACCGCAGAAACCACCGCCGGAACCATTCACTTCCATGAGTACTTGGCCGATAACTGGGGGGTATTGTTTTCACATCCGGCAGACTTCACGCCAGTTTGCACCACTGAATTAGGCCGAACGGCACTACTTTCCGATGAATTTGCGAAACGGAATGTTAAAGTTCTCGCCGTCAGTGTGGATGACCTAGATTCGCACAGACGTTGGGTTCCTGACATCAACGAAGTGAACAACGCTACCGTAAACTTTCCAATTATTGCTGATCCGTCTCGGAAAGTGGCTACGCTCTACGACATGATTCACCCCAATGCCTCCGAAAAAGCCACCGTTCGCTCGGTTTTTGTAATTGGCCCCGACAAAAAAATAAAACTGACCCTCACCTACCCCGCTTCAACCGGACGCAATTTCGCTGAAATACTTAGGGTGATAGATTCTTTGCAACTCACCGCCTATCATCAGGTTGCAACGCCAGCAGATTGGCAGTACGGCGAAGAGGTCATCATTATCCCTGCAATTTCAAACCAAGAGGCCATGCAGAAATTCCCCAAAGGCTTCACCCCGATCAAGCCCTATCTCCGCGTGACACCTCAACCCGATCTGGCTTAA
- a CDS encoding LysR family transcriptional regulator, with amino-acid sequence MKLQHLSALLAIVDHHFNLSVTAQHLFTTQPAISKYVSHLEEELGVALFLRRGKRILGLSKEGEQVYEHARRIMQEVENIRTVTDLAHAPDTGLIRMATTHTQARYYLPSRILRFIARHPRVKMQLFQHTPIHNAKLLAEGQVDVAICTEVLSDYEGLLAIPCYHWNRMLLVPRDHPLTQKENLTLSDIVAYPIISYSMGFTGRGKLDQTFRQSGLHPNIVITASDADVIKTYVRMGLGIGIVAEMAYEMGVDTDFVAIPLGHLFPQATSWVAYQKHRLIPRYLFDFIRELSPFTRLKFRDGEVIYEPQEDRIPSFAMIRQTK; translated from the coding sequence ATGAAACTTCAGCACTTGTCGGCACTATTGGCCATTGTGGATCACCACTTCAACTTATCGGTTACTGCGCAACATCTGTTTACCACACAGCCCGCCATTAGCAAATACGTGTCGCATTTAGAAGAAGAATTGGGTGTAGCCTTATTTTTGCGGCGTGGCAAGCGGATTTTGGGCTTGTCTAAGGAGGGTGAGCAGGTTTATGAACACGCAAGACGGATCATGCAGGAGGTAGAAAACATCCGTACCGTCACAGATTTAGCCCATGCGCCCGATACTGGGCTTATTCGAATGGCGACCACGCATACTCAGGCCCGTTATTACCTTCCCAGCCGTATTCTGCGATTTATTGCCCGTCATCCGCGAGTGAAGATGCAGTTGTTTCAGCATACGCCCATTCACAATGCCAAACTTTTGGCCGAAGGGCAGGTTGATGTGGCGATATGTACCGAGGTCTTGTCTGACTATGAGGGGCTTCTGGCGATTCCGTGCTATCATTGGAACCGGATGCTTTTGGTACCGAGAGACCACCCACTCACGCAAAAGGAAAACCTTACCTTGTCCGATATTGTGGCTTATCCAATCATTTCATACTCAATGGGATTTACGGGTCGAGGGAAATTGGACCAGACCTTTCGTCAATCGGGGCTTCATCCCAATATTGTAATAACTGCCAGTGACGCTGATGTGATCAAAACCTATGTACGGATGGGTTTGGGAATTGGGATTGTAGCAGAAATGGCTTACGAAATGGGTGTTGATACCGATTTTGTGGCAATTCCATTGGGACATCTATTTCCGCAAGCAACTTCTTGGGTGGCGTATCAAAAACACCGCCTTATTCCACGTTATCTGTTTGATTTTATTCGAGAACTATCACCTTTTACGCGGCTCAAATTTAGGGATGGCGAGGTAATCTATGAGCCGCAAGAAGACCGGATCCCTTCGTTTGCGATGATCCGTCAAACAAAATAA